Proteins encoded in a region of the Pigmentiphaga litoralis genome:
- a CDS encoding lytic murein transglycosylase → MPRFVSPRSFFLSAAAAVCLAATAAPAFAQMDTASCLSNLRRSAPANGVSVADFDRYTSDAQVLEATVASAKAQPEGRETWWDYIAKTVDAQRVNEGKAILQQYGAQLEAIGRNYSVDKEALVAIFGIETNYGTQLGKVRVVDAWITRACTERNPLWAKNAFASIRLLRDGTVEPDTFVGSWSGAFGMTQFIPTSFYELAADGDGDGRIDLYQSLPDALASTANHLLKRRARWTRGLDSIIEVRVPPAIQSTVPSAVDAEYSNAGDRRSLRTWAAQGVTRVNGQPLSDAAFADTNAFVFAPTGSQGPIFLATENFEAILHYNQSRKYGLSVSLLLNQLKGEPPLVTPWPTDDPGLSRAEIRELQTLLVGRGYAIGTPDGIPGTLTRTAVRQEQEAMGVPTDGRVGMKMLLALRQRASMPAPTQPGTSPVMPAPTSAMPPVGAPVAPAPSPAN, encoded by the coding sequence ATGCCCCGCTTCGTCTCGCCCCGCTCCTTTTTCCTCTCGGCCGCCGCTGCCGTCTGCCTGGCCGCGACCGCCGCGCCAGCCTTCGCGCAGATGGACACCGCCAGCTGCCTGAGCAACCTGCGCCGTTCGGCACCGGCCAACGGCGTGTCGGTCGCGGACTTCGACCGTTACACGTCTGACGCGCAAGTGCTTGAAGCCACGGTCGCATCGGCCAAGGCGCAGCCCGAAGGCCGCGAAACATGGTGGGACTACATCGCCAAGACCGTGGATGCGCAGCGTGTGAACGAAGGCAAGGCCATCCTGCAGCAATACGGCGCGCAGCTTGAAGCGATCGGCCGCAACTACAGCGTGGACAAGGAAGCGCTGGTCGCGATCTTCGGCATCGAAACCAATTACGGCACGCAGCTTGGCAAGGTCCGCGTGGTCGATGCGTGGATCACCCGCGCGTGCACCGAGCGCAATCCGCTATGGGCCAAGAATGCGTTTGCCTCCATCCGCCTGTTGCGCGATGGCACGGTAGAGCCGGACACCTTTGTCGGGTCATGGAGCGGCGCGTTCGGCATGACGCAGTTCATCCCGACCTCGTTCTATGAACTGGCGGCCGATGGCGACGGCGATGGCCGCATCGATCTGTACCAGTCGCTGCCCGATGCGCTTGCGTCGACGGCCAACCACCTGCTCAAGCGCCGCGCGCGCTGGACCCGTGGGCTCGACAGCATCATCGAAGTGCGCGTGCCGCCCGCGATCCAGTCGACCGTGCCGTCGGCAGTGGATGCGGAATACAGCAATGCCGGCGATCGCCGCAGCTTGCGCACGTGGGCCGCGCAAGGCGTGACCCGTGTCAACGGCCAGCCACTGAGCGACGCGGCGTTTGCCGATACCAACGCATTCGTGTTTGCGCCGACCGGCTCGCAAGGCCCGATCTTCCTGGCCACCGAAAACTTCGAAGCCATCCTGCACTACAACCAGTCGCGCAAGTACGGCCTGTCCGTCAGCCTGCTGTTGAATCAGCTGAAGGGCGAGCCGCCGCTGGTCACGCCATGGCCGACCGATGACCCGGGCCTGTCGCGCGCCGAAATCCGTGAACTGCAGACGCTGCTGGTCGGACGCGGTTACGCCATCGGCACCCCCGACGGCATTCCCGGCACCCTGACCCGGACCGCCGTGCGCCAGGAACAGGAAGCCATGGGCGTGCCCACGGACGGCCGCGTCGGCATGAAGATGCTGCTGGCGCTGCGTCAGCGCGCGTCCATGCCCGCGCCGACACAACCCGGCACGTCACCCGTCATGCCCGCGCCAACGTCGGCCATGCCGCCCGTGGGCGCGCCTGTGGCGCCTGCGCCGTCGCCTGCCAACTGA
- a CDS encoding DUF3772 domain-containing protein has translation MLLCLMLAVTATATITPAYAQQPTSAETDAALDDARKQIDAVQTGVADVTDDAELIRRRATALDIQTKADAIAEALAPQLTSVQARLGELGPLAAGAKEAADVAAQRSQLEKSRVALDAQVKLARLLSVEGGQAAEQISGLRRSQFQARLGERRASVVGSSFWREFRSDAPRDASRLMALGSELGAAALVTPYWVWIAIALAIVALLALRLAIVRLILRLTATRVPPGRLRRSLLALALVMLATVTPGLVAVLITLGLNWGTPLASDTQALMVGLVGMACFGGYIAGLGKALLSPFRSSWRLLPIPDLVSLRMRWFPLVLAIVIVLAWVGERVPVMLNASLTITIAANAVVALVLGVTIGIAMLRAERMRRNALRDPETQIVPPRPFWLSLLMAATWLVFAVSFVSVLIGYVAFAGFVVKQVVWTLVVVCSGYLLSVLIEDGFTTLLTSPGKENKDGEDTKSDLASPRVRDQAAVLLSGLGRLFVLLFALVLLLAPFGEGPLELFHRADQLHNGLSIGEVQIRPGAVLQAVLVLFGSLLAVRIFKSWLQNRYLPTTTFDPGMQLSATTLFGYFGVVVSIALAMSAVGVGLERVAWVASALSVGIGFGLQAVVQNFVSGLILLAERPVKVGDWVSLGGVEGDILRINVRATEIQMGDRSTVIVPNSEFITKTVRNVTHSNPLGLVSIKLPMPLGTDAQKVRKLMQDAFEAHEDVLDTPAPSVALDGIDGSNLMFNASGFVSSPRAAYGVRSTLLFDILSRLNAEGMAMAKQSTTMLISAPLTGGLPGQPGLPVQTPQAVPPPVGPAT, from the coding sequence ATGCTGCTGTGCCTGATGCTGGCCGTCACCGCAACCGCGACGATCACGCCTGCCTACGCGCAGCAGCCGACCAGCGCCGAGACCGACGCTGCGCTGGACGACGCGCGCAAGCAGATCGATGCCGTGCAGACCGGCGTGGCCGACGTCACGGACGACGCGGAGCTGATCCGGCGGCGGGCCACGGCGCTGGATATCCAGACCAAGGCGGACGCGATTGCCGAGGCGCTGGCGCCGCAGCTGACCAGCGTGCAGGCCCGCCTGGGCGAGCTTGGGCCGTTGGCGGCGGGCGCCAAGGAAGCGGCCGACGTGGCGGCGCAGCGGTCCCAACTCGAAAAGAGCCGGGTGGCGCTGGATGCGCAGGTGAAGCTGGCGCGCTTGCTGTCGGTGGAAGGCGGGCAGGCGGCGGAACAGATTTCGGGGCTGCGGCGGTCGCAGTTCCAGGCCCGGCTGGGCGAGCGGCGGGCGTCGGTGGTGGGGTCGTCGTTCTGGCGCGAATTCCGCAGCGATGCGCCACGGGATGCCAGCCGGCTGATGGCGCTGGGGTCCGAGCTGGGCGCCGCGGCGCTGGTCACGCCGTATTGGGTGTGGATTGCGATCGCATTGGCGATCGTTGCCTTGCTCGCGCTGCGGCTGGCGATCGTGCGGCTGATCTTGCGCCTGACGGCCACGCGGGTGCCGCCTGGCCGCCTGCGGCGGTCCTTGCTGGCCTTGGCGCTGGTGATGCTGGCCACGGTCACGCCGGGCCTGGTCGCCGTCCTGATCACGTTGGGCCTGAACTGGGGCACGCCGCTGGCAAGCGATACGCAGGCGCTGATGGTGGGCCTGGTGGGCATGGCCTGCTTTGGCGGGTATATCGCGGGGCTGGGCAAGGCCTTGCTGTCCCCGTTCCGGTCGTCGTGGCGCCTGTTGCCGATCCCGGATCTGGTGTCGCTGCGCATGCGCTGGTTCCCGCTGGTGCTGGCCATCGTCATCGTGCTGGCCTGGGTGGGCGAGCGCGTGCCGGTCATGCTCAATGCCAGCCTGACGATCACGATCGCGGCCAATGCGGTGGTGGCGCTGGTGCTGGGCGTGACCATCGGCATTGCCATGTTGCGGGCCGAGCGCATGCGCCGCAACGCGCTGCGCGATCCCGAAACGCAGATCGTTCCCCCGCGTCCGTTCTGGCTGTCCTTGTTGATGGCGGCGACCTGGCTGGTGTTTGCGGTCAGCTTCGTCAGTGTGCTGATTGGCTATGTCGCCTTTGCGGGTTTCGTCGTCAAGCAGGTGGTGTGGACCCTGGTGGTGGTGTGTTCGGGCTACCTGCTGTCGGTGCTGATCGAAGACGGCTTCACCACCTTGCTGACGTCACCCGGAAAGGAAAACAAGGACGGCGAGGACACCAAGAGCGACCTGGCCAGCCCGCGCGTGCGCGATCAGGCGGCAGTGCTGCTGTCCGGCCTGGGCCGCCTGTTCGTCCTGCTGTTTGCGCTGGTGCTGCTGCTGGCGCCCTTTGGCGAAGGGCCGCTGGAACTGTTCCATCGCGCCGATCAGCTGCACAACGGCCTGTCGATCGGCGAAGTGCAGATCCGCCCTGGCGCCGTGCTGCAGGCGGTGCTGGTGCTGTTCGGATCCCTGCTTGCGGTGCGCATCTTCAAGAGCTGGCTGCAGAACCGTTACTTGCCGACGACCACCTTCGACCCCGGCATGCAGTTGTCGGCAACCACCTTGTTCGGCTACTTCGGCGTGGTGGTGTCGATTGCGCTGGCGATGTCGGCGGTGGGGGTCGGCCTGGAACGGGTGGCGTGGGTGGCCAGTGCGCTGTCGGTGGGTATCGGCTTTGGCCTGCAGGCCGTGGTGCAGAACTTCGTGTCGGGGCTGATCCTGCTGGCGGAACGTCCGGTCAAGGTCGGTGACTGGGTGTCGCTGGGCGGGGTGGAAGGCGACATCTTGCGGATCAATGTGCGCGCCACCGAAATCCAGATGGGCGACCGGTCCACGGTGATCGTGCCGAATTCCGAGTTCATTACCAAGACGGTGCGCAACGTCACGCATTCGAACCCGCTGGGCCTGGTGTCGATCAAGCTGCCGATGCCGCTGGGCACCGATGCGCAAAAGGTGCGCAAGCTGATGCAGGATGCTTTCGAAGCCCATGAAGACGTGCTGGACACGCCGGCGCCCAGCGTCGCGCTGGACGGCATCGACGGCAGCAATCTGATGTTCAACGCCAGTGGCTTCGTGAGTTCGCCACGCGCGGCCTATGGCGTGCGCAGCACCCTGCTGTTCGATATCCTGAGCAGGCTCAATGCGGAAGGGATGGCGATGGCCAAGCAGTCCACCACCATGTTGATCAGCGCGCCCTTGACGGGCGGCCTGCCGGGTCAGCCGGGCCTGCCGGTGCAGACGCCGCAGGCGGTGCCGCCCCCGGTCGGCCCGGCAACCTGA
- a CDS encoding calcium:proton antiporter — MVALLLREKFLLLALLSTVLAYAFEHTLLAHGEVTALVVSGLLIGAILCASIRVAHHAELLAEKVGDPYGTMILTLSAVLVEVIILAIMMQHSESPTLVRDTIYSAVMLDINGILGLAALMGGLKHGEQAYNDDSSRTYSVMILTAMGISMVVPEFIPEARWELYSGFTIVVMLILYSLFLRMQTGPHSYFFSYSYPEKRKRRGTVGASPAASTAAGSAAAGSSAPASTAPTSASTASPTDKVAATASAAAPQDLAADGAPVVAHEAEPTNIKESIGVLIFGVIVIGALAEVMSKTLQLGLSSTGAPPIVTALLVATISAGPEILTALRAALANRMQSVVNIALGASLSTVILTVPVMEAVALYTGQPFQMAMTPVQTVMVAITLIVAAINLNDGQTNAIEGMTHFVLFATFLMLSVMGL; from the coding sequence ATGGTCGCCCTGCTCTTGCGAGAGAAATTCCTGCTGCTCGCGCTGCTTTCCACCGTGCTTGCCTATGCCTTCGAGCACACGCTGCTTGCGCACGGCGAGGTCACTGCCCTGGTTGTTTCCGGGCTGCTCATCGGCGCGATCCTGTGCGCGTCGATCCGTGTGGCCCATCATGCCGAGCTGCTGGCCGAAAAGGTCGGCGATCCCTATGGCACCATGATCCTGACCCTGTCGGCCGTGCTGGTCGAGGTCATCATCCTGGCGATCATGATGCAGCACAGCGAGTCGCCCACGCTGGTGCGTGACACGATCTACTCGGCGGTCATGCTCGACATCAATGGCATCCTGGGGCTGGCCGCGTTGATGGGCGGGCTCAAGCATGGCGAGCAGGCCTATAACGACGACTCCAGCCGCACCTACAGCGTCATGATCCTGACCGCGATGGGCATCTCGATGGTCGTGCCGGAATTCATTCCCGAAGCGCGCTGGGAGTTGTACTCGGGCTTCACGATCGTGGTGATGCTGATCCTGTATTCGCTGTTCCTGCGGATGCAGACCGGGCCGCACAGCTACTTCTTCAGCTACAGCTACCCGGAAAAGCGCAAGCGGCGCGGAACGGTCGGGGCATCCCCTGCGGCGTCAACGGCAGCGGGAAGCGCCGCCGCTGGATCCTCCGCCCCCGCATCCACCGCTCCCACCTCGGCTTCGACTGCATCCCCCACCGATAAGGTCGCCGCGACCGCATCGGCCGCCGCCCCTCAAGATCTTGCCGCGGACGGCGCGCCCGTCGTGGCGCACGAGGCCGAGCCGACAAATATCAAGGAGTCGATTGGTGTCCTGATCTTTGGCGTGATCGTGATCGGCGCGCTGGCCGAAGTCATGAGCAAGACGCTGCAACTGGGCCTGTCGTCCACCGGCGCCCCGCCGATCGTGACCGCCTTGCTGGTCGCCACCATTTCCGCCGGTCCCGAAATCCTGACGGCCCTGCGCGCGGCGCTTGCCAACCGCATGCAGTCGGTCGTGAACATCGCGCTGGGCGCATCGCTGTCCACCGTGATCCTGACCGTGCCCGTCATGGAAGCCGTGGCCCTGTACACCGGCCAGCCCTTCCAGATGGCGATGACCCCGGTCCAGACCGTCATGGTCGCCATCACCCTGATCGTTGCGGCCATCAACTTGAATGACGGCCAGACGAACGCGATCGAAGGCATGACGCACTTCGTGCTGTTCGCGACGTTTCTGATGTTGTCGGTGATGGGGTTGTAG